Part of the Pseudomonas sp. ADAK13 genome is shown below.
GAGCTGATCGTCGGCCAGGGCAATGACCACCCATGGCTGTTCTCCCGCGCCCTGCTCGCCTCGGACATCTACTGGGTCAACCCGGTCGACCTGAGCAGCCCGCGCCGCCTCACGGCCAAAGTGCGCTATCGCCAGAGCGACCAGCCCTGCACCCTGGAAAAAACCGCCACCGGCTATCGCGCCACCTTCGACGACCCGCAGCGCGCCGTAACGCCGGGCCAATCGGTAGTGTTCTATGACGGAGAGATTTGCCTGGGGGGCGGTGTGATCGAAGTTGCCGAACCCTGGAGCAGCCAGGCATGAGCCCTACCCAGGAGCAACTGACGGCACTGGGCGGCGTGTTTCTCGCCGCGGTGCTGGTGGACAAGATCGCCAAGACCGGCCAGGTCACCGAGGCCGGCCTGACCTGCATGCTCGGCAGCCTGCTGATCCGCGACCCCAAGGACACCCTGGAAGTCTACGGCGGCGACGACCTGGCCCTGCGTGAAGGTTATCGCGCGCTGGTCGGCGCCCTGGAGCGCGACCCAAGCACCTTGCAGCGCGAGCCACTGCGCTACGCCCTGTCGATGCTCGGCCTGGAGCGTCAATTGGCCAAGCGCGACGATTTGCTGGAAACCATCGGCAAGCGCCTGCCGCAGATCCAGTCCCAGGTCGAGCATTTCGGCCCGGCCCACGAAAACGTGATCGCGGCCTGTGGCGCCCTGTACCAGGACACCCTGAGCACCTTGCGCCAGCGGATCCAGGTGCACGGCGACATGCGCAACCTGCAACAACCGAACAACGCCTCGAAAATCCGCGCCTTGCTCCTGGCCGGTATTCGTTCGGCGCGGTTGTGGCGCCAGTTGGGCGGTCACCGCTGGCAGCTGGTGATCAGCCGTCGCAAATTGCTTAAAGAGCTTTACCCGTTGATGCGCAACGAATAAGTCGCCGCAACCGATTTTTTTATAGCCTCACGCGTAATACGCCGGTCAGTTGGCAACGGACCGGCGGATTTTTTCATGTATGATACGCGCCCCATTTCGTTGCCCGACTGTCCGAGAACACCCCATGCAGCTTTCTTCGCTCACTGCGGTTTCCCCTGTTGACGGCCGCTACGCCGGCAAAACCCAGGCCCTGCGCCCTATTTTCAGCGAATACGGTCTGATCCGTGCTCGTGTTCTGGTTGAAGTGCGCTGGCTCCAGCGCCTGGCCGCTCACCCCGCCATCAGCGAAGTGCCGGCGTTCTCCGCCGAAGCCAACGCTGTGCTGAATACCCTGGCGGAAAACTTCTCTCTGGAGCACGCCGAGCGTGTCAAAGAGATCGAGCGCACCACCAACCACGACGTAAAAGCCATCGAATACCTGCTCAAAGAGCAAGCGGCCAAGCTGCCGGAACTGGCCAAGGTCAGCGAGTTCATCCACTTTGCCTGCACCAGCGAGGACATCAACAACCTGTCCCACGCCCTGATGCTGCGCGAAGGCCGTGATGACGTGATGCTGCCACTGATGCGCCAGACCGCCGACGCCATCCGCGAGCTGGCGATCCGTTTCGCCGATGTGCCGATGCTGTCGCGCACCCACGGCCAGCCGGCTTCGCCGACCACCCTGGGTAAAGAACTGGCCAACGTGGTGTACCGCCTGGAGCGTCAGATCGCTCAAGTAGCGGCCGTACCGCTGCTGGGCAAAATCAACGGCGCCGTAGGCAACTACAACGCTCACCTGTCGGCCTACCCGGAAATCGACTGGGAAGAAAACGCCCGCGCCTTCATCGAAGACGAGCTGGGCCTGGGCTTCAACCCGTACACCACGCAGATCGAACCGCACGACTACATCGCCGAGCTGTTCGACGCGATTGCGCGCTTCAATACCATCCTGATCGACTTCGATCGCGATATCTGGGGCTACATCTCCCTGGGCTACTTCAAGCAGCGCACCATTGCCGGTGAAATCGGTTCGTCGACCATGCCGCACAAGGTCAACCCGATCGACTTCGAAAACTCCGAAGGCAACCTCGGTATCGCCAACGCCCTGTTCCAGCACCTGGCCAGCAAGTTGCCGATCTCCCGCTGGCAGCGCGACCTGACCGACTCCACCGTACTGCGCAACCTCGGTGTGGGCTTTGCTCATAGCGTGATCGCGTACGAAGCCAGCCTCAAAGGCATCAGCAAACTGGAGCTCAACGCGCAGAAAATTGCCGCTGACCTGGACGCTTGCTGGGAAGTCCTGGCCGAGCCGATCCAGACCGTGATGCGCCGCTACAACATCGAAAACCCGTACGAGAAGCTCAAAGAGCTGACCCGCGGCAAGGGCATCACCTCCGAAGCCCTGCAAACGTTCATCGACGGCCTGGACATGCCAGCCGCCGCCAAGGCTGAGCTGAAACAGCTCACCCCGGCTAACTACATCGGCAACGCTGTGGCCCAAGCCAAACGCATCTGATAGCTGCTTGACCCTTTGAGACGCCCGGCAGCGCCGGGCGTTTTTATTCCCGTCTGAAAAGTGCTTTTTTTCAATAGGTTACACATGAATCCTGACATTCCTCTTCAACTTCTGGGCGGCATCACGGCACGCGAGTTCCTGCGCGACTACTGGCAGAAAAAACCGCTGCTGATCCGCCAGGCCATTCCTGATTTCGAAAGCCCGATCGACGCCGACGAACTGGCCGGCCTGGCGCTGGAAGAAGAAGTCGAGTCGCGCCTGATCATCGAACACGGCGAACGCCCGTGGGAGTTGCGTCGCGGCCCGTTCGCCGAAGATGCGTTCAGCACCCTGCCCGAGCGCGAGTGGACCCTGCTGGTGCAGGCCGTCGACCAGTTCGTGCCGGAAGTGGCCGAACTGCTGGAAAACTTCCGTTTCCTGCCAAGCTGGCGCATCGACGACGTGATGATCAGCTATGCCGCCCCCGGTGGCAGCGTCGGTCCGCACTTCGACAACTACGACGTGTTCCTGCTGCAGGGTTCCGGCAAGCGCAACTGGAAGATCGGCCAGATGTGCAACTCCGAAAGCCCGCTGCTGCAACACGCGGACCTGCGCATCCTCGCTGAATTCGAAGAGACCGCCGAATGGGTGCTGGAACCGGGCGACATGCTCTACCTGCCGCCACGCCTGGCCCACTGCGGTGTCGCCGTGGATGACTGCATGACCTACTCCGTAGGCTTCCGCGCCCCGAGCGCGGCTGAAGTGCTGACCCACTTCACCGACTTCCTCAGCCAGTACCTGACGGACGAAGAGCGCTACACCGACGCCGATGCCCAGCCGGTCAGCGACCCGCACCAGATCCAGGGCGACGCCCTCGACCGCCTGAAGAGCCTGCTGGCCGAGCACATGAGCGACGAGCGCATGCTGCTGACCTGGTTCGGCCAGTTCATGACCGAGCCGCGCTACCCGGAACTGGTCGCCGGCCCGGAAGTGGAAGAAGAGGACCTGCTGGGCAGCCTGGAAAACGGCGCCGTGCTGATCCGCAACCCGAGCGCCCGCCTGGCCTGGTCCGAAGTGGACGACGACCTGCTGCTGTTCGCCAGCGGCCAGAGCCGCCTGTTGCCGGGCAAGCTGCGGGAACTGCTGAAGCTGGTTTGCGCCGCCGACGCCCTGCACATCGACAACCTCGGCCCATGGCTGGCGGATGAAGATGGCTGCGCCCTGCTGTGGGAACTGGTCAAGCAAGGGAGCCTGGGGTTTGCCGATGAATAAGATTCACGTAAGTGTCGCGGACTGGCAAAAGGATATCGCCGAGATACGGCGCATTCGTGAAGCGGTATTTATCGCTGAACAATCGGTTCCACCGGAGCTGGAATGGGATGCAGACGACGCAGGGGCTGTGCATTTCCTCGCGTTCGAAGGCGACTTTCCCATCGGCACCGCCCGCCTGCTGCCCACCGGCGAGATCGGGCGTGTGTCGGTCCTCAAGGACTGGCGCGGCCTGAAGGTGGGCGACAAGCTGATGGAAGCGGTGATCGGCGTGGCCGAGAAACGCGGCCAGACCCGGCAGATCCTCAGTGCACAAGTCCATGCAGCGCCGTTTTACGAGCGCCTGGGCTTCAAGATTGTCAGCGATGAGTTCCTGGAAGTCGGGATTCCTCACGTTGATATGGTGCGCGAGGGCTGACTTTAGACCGAGTCGCTCCCATCGCAGGCAAGCCAGCTCCCACAGGAGAATGCATTCCAAATGTGGGAGCTGGCTTGCCTGCGATAGCGGTATCAGCAACACCCCAAAAGGCCCTGCCATCCACCGATGCCAGGGCCTTTTGCCGTCCAGGATTCAACTTGCGGGCTACAAAGCCGACAAACTGGCACTATCTAGCCTAAATGACTCGCAGAGATAACGGACATGTCCCTACGCACCCTGCTCACCACTGTGCTCCTGGCCACCAGCTTCTCGGTGATGGCCGCCACCGAAGTCGTGCCCCTGAGCAACCGCACCAGCGCCGACCTGCTGCCCGTGGCACAGAATTTTATCGGCAAGGACGGCACCGTCAGCGCCTACGGCAACCAACTGATCGTGAATGCCGAGCCGGACAAGATCCAGGGCCTGCGCGCCCTGCTCTCGCAACTGGACACGCCGTCCAAACGCCTGCTGATCACCGTCGACACCAACGAGAACAACCAGCAAAGCAACGGCAACAATCAAACCCAGGTGATCACCTACAGCACTGAAAGCCGCGACGGCGGGATCCAGCAGATCCAGGCCAGCGAAGGTGTGCCCGCGCTGATCCAGGTCGGCCAGAGCGTGCCGCTCACCACCACCCAGCCCGATGCCTACGGTCGCCCGCAAAATCAGACCCAGTATCGCAACGTGACTCAGGGCTTCTACGTCACCGCCAGCGTCACCGGAGAGACCGTGCACCTGAGCATCAGTACCAATCGTGACCGCATGAGCCAGGAACGTCCCGATGTAGTGAACGTGCAAAGTACCGACACAACCATCAGCGGACGCCTCGGCGAGTGGATCACCCTGGCCGGGATCAATCGCCAGACTCAGGCCGACAAAAGCACTACAACCCGCAGCTACTCTACTCAGGGGCGTGATGACCTGACCTTGCGGGTCAAAGTCGACACCCTGAACTGAAGCACCAAAAACTGACTGGCGAGTCGTATTAGACTAAAGATGTAGTGCTTCAAAAAAAGCACTACAAAACATTTGACGATCCAAAAAAGCATGGGCATGATGGCCTCGCTCCCGCTAATCAGGGGCCCTGGCAAGGGCCTTCGGATCGCCGCTCAAAGCCACCCACCTGAGCCGATTCGTGTCTGTACCGCCCACAAGGTGTGTTTGACGAGGTTGCGACTGGAACGAAGTTGTCCCGAGGGACGGAAGCTAACCAGGTAACCCGGCAACACACTGATGGATCGTACAAAGGCCCACGACGCCCGAAGACCGTTCGCAGTTCGCCCTTACCTGCTCAACTCCCCCTTGAGCCAATCGTTCATCCCGTCGCCTTCCCCGCCAAGCCTGACTTGACCGCCTAAGCTTCTGGTCAGCGAGCAGCCATAACCACGCACTGATACGTGGCTGGCAAATGGAATTTTCCACCTAGACCTATGCGACGAGGTTTTTCCCCATGGCACTGACACGCGAACAGCAAATTGCAGCCCTTGAAAAAGACTGGGCTGAAAACCCACGCTGGAAAGGCGTGACCCGCGCTTATTCCGCTGCTGACGTCGTCCGCCTGCGTGGCTCGGTTCAACCTGAGCACACTTTTGCAAAACTCGGCGCCGAGAAGCTGTGGAAGCTGGTCACCCAGGGTGCCAAGCCGTCCTTCCGCCCCGAAAAAGATTTCGTCAACTGCATGGGCGCCCTTACTGGCGGCCAAGCGGTTCAGCAGGTAAAAGCCGGTATCCAGGCGATCTACCTGTCCGGCTGGCAAGTGGCAGCGGACAACAACTCCGCTGAATCCATGTACCCCGACCAATCGCTGTACCCGGTGGACTCCGTGCCAACCGTGGTCAAGCGCATCAACAACTCGTTCCGCCGCGCTGACCAGATCCAGTGGAAAGCCGGTAAAGGCCCGGGCGACGAAGGCTACATCGACTACTTCGCACCGATCGTTGCAGACGCTGAAGCCGGTTTCGGCGGCGTTCTGAACGCCTACGAGCTGATGAAGAGCATGATCGAGGCAGGCGCTGCCGGCGTTCACTTCGAAGACCAACTGGCTTCGGTGAAGAAATGCGGCCACATGGGCGGCAAGGTTCTGGTGCCTACCCAGGAAGCTGTTCAAAAGTTGACTGCTGCTCGTCTGGCTGCTGACGTTGCTGGGACTCCGACCATCATCCTGGCCCGTACCGACGCCAACGCGGCTGACTTGCTGACCTCGGATTGCGACCCGTACGACCAGCCGTTCGTGACTGGCGAACGTACTCAGGAAGGCTTCTACAAAGTGCGCGCCGGTCTCGACCAGGCGATCGCTCGCGGCCTGGCCTACGCGCCGTACGCCGACCTGATCTGGTGCGAAACCGCCAAGCCGGATCTGGACGAAGCTCGCCGCTTTGCTGAAGCAATCAAGAAGGAATACCCGGACCAACTGCTGTCCTACAACTGCTCGCCTTCCTTCAACTGGAAGAAGAACCTGGACGACGCGACCATCGCCAAGTTCCAGCGTGAATTGTCTGCCATGGGCTACAAGCACCAGTTC
Proteins encoded:
- the hflD gene encoding high frequency lysogenization protein HflD; the protein is MSPTQEQLTALGGVFLAAVLVDKIAKTGQVTEAGLTCMLGSLLIRDPKDTLEVYGGDDLALREGYRALVGALERDPSTLQREPLRYALSMLGLERQLAKRDDLLETIGKRLPQIQSQVEHFGPAHENVIAACGALYQDTLSTLRQRIQVHGDMRNLQQPNNASKIRALLLAGIRSARLWRQLGGHRWQLVISRRKLLKELYPLMRNE
- a CDS encoding secretin N-terminal domain-containing protein — translated: MSLRTLLTTVLLATSFSVMAATEVVPLSNRTSADLLPVAQNFIGKDGTVSAYGNQLIVNAEPDKIQGLRALLSQLDTPSKRLLITVDTNENNQQSNGNNQTQVITYSTESRDGGIQQIQASEGVPALIQVGQSVPLTTTQPDAYGRPQNQTQYRNVTQGFYVTASVTGETVHLSISTNRDRMSQERPDVVNVQSTDTTISGRLGEWITLAGINRQTQADKSTTTRSYSTQGRDDLTLRVKVDTLN
- the aceA gene encoding isocitrate lyase, which encodes MALTREQQIAALEKDWAENPRWKGVTRAYSAADVVRLRGSVQPEHTFAKLGAEKLWKLVTQGAKPSFRPEKDFVNCMGALTGGQAVQQVKAGIQAIYLSGWQVAADNNSAESMYPDQSLYPVDSVPTVVKRINNSFRRADQIQWKAGKGPGDEGYIDYFAPIVADAEAGFGGVLNAYELMKSMIEAGAAGVHFEDQLASVKKCGHMGGKVLVPTQEAVQKLTAARLAADVAGTPTIILARTDANAADLLTSDCDPYDQPFVTGERTQEGFYKVRAGLDQAIARGLAYAPYADLIWCETAKPDLDEARRFAEAIKKEYPDQLLSYNCSPSFNWKKNLDDATIAKFQRELSAMGYKHQFITLAGIHNMWHSMFNLAHDYARNDMTAYVKLQEQEFADAAKGYTFVAHQQEVGTGYFDDMTTVIQGGTSSVTALTGSTEEEQFH
- a CDS encoding GNAT family N-acetyltransferase, with product MNKIHVSVADWQKDIAEIRRIREAVFIAEQSVPPELEWDADDAGAVHFLAFEGDFPIGTARLLPTGEIGRVSVLKDWRGLKVGDKLMEAVIGVAEKRGQTRQILSAQVHAAPFYERLGFKIVSDEFLEVGIPHVDMVREG
- the purB gene encoding adenylosuccinate lyase; the protein is MQLSSLTAVSPVDGRYAGKTQALRPIFSEYGLIRARVLVEVRWLQRLAAHPAISEVPAFSAEANAVLNTLAENFSLEHAERVKEIERTTNHDVKAIEYLLKEQAAKLPELAKVSEFIHFACTSEDINNLSHALMLREGRDDVMLPLMRQTADAIRELAIRFADVPMLSRTHGQPASPTTLGKELANVVYRLERQIAQVAAVPLLGKINGAVGNYNAHLSAYPEIDWEENARAFIEDELGLGFNPYTTQIEPHDYIAELFDAIARFNTILIDFDRDIWGYISLGYFKQRTIAGEIGSSTMPHKVNPIDFENSEGNLGIANALFQHLASKLPISRWQRDLTDSTVLRNLGVGFAHSVIAYEASLKGISKLELNAQKIAADLDACWEVLAEPIQTVMRRYNIENPYEKLKELTRGKGITSEALQTFIDGLDMPAAAKAELKQLTPANYIGNAVAQAKRI
- a CDS encoding ribosomal protein uL16 3-hydroxylase, encoding MNPDIPLQLLGGITAREFLRDYWQKKPLLIRQAIPDFESPIDADELAGLALEEEVESRLIIEHGERPWELRRGPFAEDAFSTLPEREWTLLVQAVDQFVPEVAELLENFRFLPSWRIDDVMISYAAPGGSVGPHFDNYDVFLLQGSGKRNWKIGQMCNSESPLLQHADLRILAEFEETAEWVLEPGDMLYLPPRLAHCGVAVDDCMTYSVGFRAPSAAEVLTHFTDFLSQYLTDEERYTDADAQPVSDPHQIQGDALDRLKSLLAEHMSDERMLLTWFGQFMTEPRYPELVAGPEVEEEDLLGSLENGAVLIRNPSARLAWSEVDDDLLLFASGQSRLLPGKLRELLKLVCAADALHIDNLGPWLADEDGCALLWELVKQGSLGFADE